A single genomic interval of Lathyrus oleraceus cultivar Zhongwan6 chromosome 7, CAAS_Psat_ZW6_1.0, whole genome shotgun sequence harbors:
- the LOC127105941 gene encoding uncharacterized protein At5g43822 isoform X1: MDMMVKKFQSKFQKVREEMNQWNDLQSRLTSQFRNASHILDRLQVLQKSSNYGILNCVAGVKDGLLEKQIGSLNTILISMKRTLEEFHRIVLSLEKFSRDGRQLVKGSSSRPTMKQLQQRVGVKPRLIDCLDGLLFLHEIYYSEYLLKTSIVSAISSIALMPSSASDLGALQQLLVDQPNIVTEEVQFLMDTIFAEDLC, from the exons ATGGACATGATGGTGAAAAAATTTCAGTCAAAATTCCAAAAAGTTAGGGAAGAAATGAATCAGTGGAATGATCTTCAATCTCGCTTAACTTCACAGTTTAGGAATGCTTCCCATATTTTGGATAGGTTGCAG GTGCTTCAAAAATCGAGCAATTATGGTATTCTAAATTGTGTTGCTGGTGTTAAAGATGGTCTTTTGGAAAAGCAGATTGGTTCTTTGAATACCATTTTGATTTCCATGAAAAGGACTTT GGAAGAGTTCCATCGTATTGTCTTATCTCTTGAGAAATTTAGTCGTGACGGTAGACAACTAGTCAAAGGTAGTTCTTCTCGCCCAACCATGAAACAACTGCAGCAGCGTGTTGGTGTCAAACCTAGACTTATTGATTGCTTGGACGGCCTTTTGTTTCTGCATGAAATATACTACTCAGA GTATTTGTTAAAAACATCAATTGTATCAGCAATATCATCAATAGCCTTAATGCCGAG CAGTGCTAGTGATCTTGGTGCCCTACAGCAACTCTTGGTTGATCAACCCAATATCGTTACTGAGGAAG TTCAATTTTTGATGGATACAATATTTGCTGAAGATTTGTGTTGA
- the LOC127105941 gene encoding uncharacterized protein At5g43822 isoform X2, giving the protein MDMMVKKFQSKFQKVREEMNQWNDLQSRLTSQFRNASHILDRLQVLQKSSNYGILNCVAGVKDGLLEKQIGSLNTILISMKRTLEEFHRIVLSLEKFSRDGRQLVKGSSSRPTMKQLQQRVGVKPRLIDCLDGLLFLHEIYYSEYLLKTSIVSAISSIALMPSASDLGALQQLLVDQPNIVTEEVQFLMDTIFAEDLC; this is encoded by the exons ATGGACATGATGGTGAAAAAATTTCAGTCAAAATTCCAAAAAGTTAGGGAAGAAATGAATCAGTGGAATGATCTTCAATCTCGCTTAACTTCACAGTTTAGGAATGCTTCCCATATTTTGGATAGGTTGCAG GTGCTTCAAAAATCGAGCAATTATGGTATTCTAAATTGTGTTGCTGGTGTTAAAGATGGTCTTTTGGAAAAGCAGATTGGTTCTTTGAATACCATTTTGATTTCCATGAAAAGGACTTT GGAAGAGTTCCATCGTATTGTCTTATCTCTTGAGAAATTTAGTCGTGACGGTAGACAACTAGTCAAAGGTAGTTCTTCTCGCCCAACCATGAAACAACTGCAGCAGCGTGTTGGTGTCAAACCTAGACTTATTGATTGCTTGGACGGCCTTTTGTTTCTGCATGAAATATACTACTCAGA GTATTTGTTAAAAACATCAATTGTATCAGCAATATCATCAATAGCCTTAATGCCGAG TGCTAGTGATCTTGGTGCCCTACAGCAACTCTTGGTTGATCAACCCAATATCGTTACTGAGGAAG TTCAATTTTTGATGGATACAATATTTGCTGAAGATTTGTGTTGA